From a region of the Pseudoxanthomonas sp. X-1 genome:
- the tolB gene encoding Tol-Pal system beta propeller repeat protein TolB, producing the protein MKKLARYFALVVALFLPAAAFAQSQGLEINIVGGNPSALPITIVPMPYQGSGAAPTTDVSQVVSADLDRSGAFRTLPAASIVEKPTRGSEIQYPTWRALKQDYIVVGRVLDGGNGAYRVEYELFDVAKQERLLGLAMTGRANAMRDVAHQMADAIYEKITGIRGAFWTRIAYVTQTGLGANARYALMVADSDGFNPQTIVRSAEPLLSPAWSPDGRKLAYVSFERGNSSIYIQDITTGARELVASFRGINGAPAFSPDGRRLALTLSRSGNPEIYVMDLGSKALTQITNQYGIDTEPTWSADGSSIYFTSDRGGRPQIYKASASGGGATRVTFEGNYNATPTVSYDDKKIAVAQGSGSTYRIAMMDSSTGSPRWTTLSPGSLDESPSFAPNASMILYAAREGGRGVLYAVSADGRVRQRLVLAQGDVREPAWSPYRNQTPQK; encoded by the coding sequence ATGAAGAAACTCGCGCGGTACTTCGCCCTTGTCGTGGCCCTGTTCCTGCCTGCAGCCGCCTTCGCGCAGAGCCAGGGCCTGGAGATCAACATCGTCGGCGGCAATCCGTCCGCCCTGCCGATCACCATCGTGCCCATGCCCTACCAGGGCTCGGGCGCGGCGCCGACCACCGACGTCTCCCAGGTCGTCAGCGCCGACCTGGACCGCTCGGGCGCCTTCCGCACGCTGCCGGCGGCCAGCATCGTCGAGAAGCCCACCCGCGGCTCGGAGATCCAGTACCCGACCTGGCGCGCGCTCAAGCAGGACTACATCGTCGTCGGCCGCGTGCTGGACGGCGGCAACGGCGCCTACCGCGTCGAGTACGAGCTGTTCGACGTGGCCAAGCAGGAGCGCCTGCTCGGCCTGGCCATGACCGGCCGCGCCAACGCCATGCGCGATGTCGCCCACCAGATGGCCGACGCGATCTACGAGAAGATCACCGGCATCCGCGGCGCCTTCTGGACCCGCATCGCCTATGTCACCCAGACCGGCCTGGGCGCCAACGCGCGCTACGCGCTGATGGTCGCCGACTCGGACGGCTTCAACCCGCAGACCATCGTGCGCTCGGCCGAGCCGCTGCTGTCGCCGGCCTGGAGCCCGGACGGCCGCAAGCTGGCCTACGTCAGCTTCGAGCGCGGCAACTCCTCGATCTACATCCAGGACATCACCACCGGCGCGCGCGAGCTGGTCGCCAGCTTCCGCGGCATCAACGGCGCGCCGGCGTTCTCGCCCGACGGCCGCCGGCTGGCGCTGACGCTCTCGCGCAGCGGCAACCCGGAGATCTACGTGATGGACCTGGGCAGCAAGGCGCTGACCCAGATCACCAACCAGTACGGCATCGACACCGAGCCGACCTGGAGCGCCGACGGCAGCTCGATCTACTTCACCTCCGACCGCGGCGGCCGCCCGCAGATCTACAAGGCCTCGGCCAGCGGCGGCGGCGCCACGCGCGTGACCTTCGAGGGCAACTACAACGCGACCCCGACCGTGTCCTACGACGACAAGAAGATCGCCGTGGCCCAGGGCTCGGGCAGCACCTACCGGATCGCCATGATGGATTCCAGCACCGGCTCGCCGCGCTGGACCACGCTTTCGCCCGGTTCGCTCGATGAGTCGCCGAGCTTTGCCCCCAACGCCTCGATGATCCTGTATGCCGCACGCGAGGGCGGTCGGGGGGTGCTGTACGCCGTGTCCGCCGATGGCCGTGTCCGCCAGCGCCTGGTGCTGGCCCAGGGCGATGTGCGTGAGCCGGCATGGTCGCCGTACCGGAACCAGACCCCGCAAAAATAA
- the tolQ gene encoding protein TolQ, with product MIGLLLALQDAVTETLPPEAATAAAQATAQAAHSSINYFELLLKASLPVKVIVLLLLTGSLVSWIIIFRKAGVFKRANRDADEFEGRFWSGADLGKLYAAATDRGRVVTGLEAIFEAGFREFARLRDKRHTDGRVQLEGAQRAMRTAYAREIDALERNLELLANIGSTAPYVGLVGTVFGIMVTMHDMLNSGEQAGIAAVAPGISEALFATAIGLFVAIPAVWAYNRFTTRVERISVRYETFADEFSSILQRQTGEA from the coding sequence ATGATTGGATTGCTCCTGGCGCTGCAGGACGCCGTGACCGAGACCCTGCCGCCGGAGGCCGCCACCGCGGCTGCCCAGGCCACCGCGCAGGCCGCCCACAGCTCCATCAACTACTTCGAGCTGCTGCTCAAGGCCAGCCTGCCGGTCAAGGTGATCGTGCTGCTGCTGCTGACCGGCTCGCTGGTGAGCTGGATCATCATTTTCCGCAAGGCCGGCGTGTTCAAGCGCGCCAACCGCGATGCCGACGAGTTCGAGGGCCGGTTCTGGTCCGGCGCCGATCTGGGCAAGCTGTACGCGGCGGCCACAGACCGCGGCCGCGTGGTCACCGGCCTGGAGGCGATCTTCGAGGCGGGCTTCCGCGAGTTCGCCCGCCTGCGCGACAAGCGCCACACCGACGGACGCGTGCAGTTGGAGGGCGCCCAGCGCGCCATGCGCACCGCCTACGCGCGCGAGATCGATGCGCTGGAGCGCAACCTGGAGCTGCTGGCCAACATCGGTTCGACCGCGCCGTACGTGGGCCTGGTGGGCACCGTGTTCGGCATCATGGTGACCATGCACGACATGCTCAACAGCGGTGAGCAGGCCGGCATCGCCGCCGTCGCGCCGGGCATTTCCGAGGCGCTGTTCGCCACCGCGATCGGCCTGTTCGTGGCCATCCCGGCGGTGTGGGCCTACAACCGCTTCACCACCCGCGTCGAGCGCATCTCGGTGCGCTATGAGACCTTCGCCGACGAGTTCAGCTCGATCCTGCAGCGCCAGACCGGCGAAGCCTGA
- the tolR gene encoding protein TolR, whose product MQSAISRSRKRRKLKSEINVVPYIDVMLVLLIIFMVTAPMLTLAVNVELPKSHARSVESKSDPIIMTVDKDGNYFLKVTKDDKLQAYSPEEISARLKAMVAEQGEDKISVMLAAPGDADYQKVITATALLSESGVKKVGLVSQPGGTGGNAR is encoded by the coding sequence ATGCAGTCGGCCATTTCGCGCAGCCGCAAGCGGCGCAAGCTGAAATCCGAGATCAACGTCGTGCCCTACATCGACGTGATGCTGGTGCTGCTGATCATCTTCATGGTGACCGCGCCGATGCTGACCCTGGCGGTCAACGTGGAACTGCCCAAGTCCCACGCCCGGTCGGTGGAGAGCAAGAGCGATCCGATCATCATGACCGTGGACAAGGACGGCAACTACTTCCTCAAGGTCACCAAGGACGACAAGCTGCAGGCCTATTCGCCCGAGGAGATCTCCGCGCGCCTGAAGGCGATGGTGGCCGAGCAGGGTGAGGACAAGATCAGCGTGATGCTCGCCGCGCCTGGCGACGCCGACTACCAGAAGGTGATCACCGCCACCGCGCTGCTGTCCGAGTCCGGCGTTAAGAAGGTGGGACTGGTCTCGCAACCCGGCGGCACGGGCGGCAATGCACGCTGA
- the pal gene encoding peptidoglycan-associated lipoprotein Pal, with protein MNTTLRVVALSLMSVAVLAGCKKNTKTQPPAPAVEPPPAMTQPTTNAGAYGPSDLDTDACLRQRVVYFDLDQDAVKPEFQAIMACHAKYLNDRPSARINLEGNTDERGSREYNMGLGERRGNAVSSALQAAGGSGSQLSVVSYGEERPVCTESTEECWAKNRRVEIVYTAK; from the coding sequence ATGAACACCACTCTCCGCGTCGTTGCTTTGTCCCTGATGTCCGTGGCCGTTCTGGCCGGTTGTAAGAAGAACACCAAGACCCAGCCGCCGGCGCCGGCCGTCGAGCCGCCGCCGGCTATGACCCAGCCGACCACCAACGCCGGCGCCTACGGCCCGAGCGATCTGGATACCGACGCCTGCCTGCGCCAGCGCGTGGTGTACTTCGATCTGGACCAGGACGCCGTCAAGCCGGAGTTCCAGGCGATCATGGCGTGCCACGCCAAGTACCTCAACGATCGTCCGTCGGCCCGCATCAACCTGGAAGGCAACACCGACGAGCGCGGTTCGCGTGAGTACAACATGGGCCTGGGCGAGCGTCGCGGCAACGCGGTCTCCTCCGCCCTGCAGGCCGCCGGTGGTTCGGGCAGCCAGCTGTCGGTCGTGAGCTACGGCGAAGAGCGTCCGGTCTGCACCGAGTCGACCGAGGAGTGCTGGGCCAAGAACCGTCGCGTCGAGATCGTGTACACCGCGAAGTAA
- the ybgC gene encoding tol-pal system-associated acyl-CoA thioesterase, which yields MTVESPAQAVPDGQPFSIPTRVYWEDTDAGGVVYHAQYVAFLERARSEWMRARGQMQEQLRREHDLVFVVRGMQLDFLRPARLDDLLTVTVQVRQARRASIVFDQAIWRGEERLLAAQVKIAAVSASAFRPVGLDEALYQEFKLLEVPA from the coding sequence ATGACTGTTGAATCCCCCGCCCAGGCTGTCCCCGATGGGCAACCGTTCAGTATTCCGACAAGGGTCTACTGGGAAGATACCGACGCGGGTGGGGTGGTCTACCACGCGCAGTACGTGGCCTTCCTCGAGCGCGCGCGCAGTGAATGGATGCGCGCGCGGGGCCAGATGCAGGAGCAGCTGCGCCGCGAGCACGACCTGGTGTTCGTGGTGCGTGGCATGCAGCTGGACTTCCTCAGGCCCGCGCGGCTGGACGACCTGCTCACCGTGACCGTGCAGGTGCGCCAGGCGCGGCGCGCCAGCATCGTGTTCGACCAGGCGATCTGGCGCGGCGAGGAACGGCTGCTGGCTGCGCAGGTGAAGATCGCCGCGGTCTCCGCCTCGGCCTTCCGCCCGGTCGGCCTGGACGAGGCGCTGTACCAGGAATTCAAGCTGTTGGAAGTGCCCGCCTGA
- the ruvA gene encoding Holliday junction branch migration protein RuvA codes for MIGRLRGILIAKSPPWLVIEVGGGVGYELEAPMSTIYDLPELGREVTLFTHYAQKEDSVSLYGFLREGERRLFRDVQKVTGIGAKIALAILSGVSVDEFARLVQAGDVTALTRIPGIGKKTAERMVVELRDRAAALTGGDVITPMSAPADPQSEAVIALQQLGYKPAEAQRMARDAAAAGDDAAQIIRKALRSALR; via the coding sequence ATGATCGGGCGCCTGCGCGGCATCCTCATCGCCAAGTCCCCGCCCTGGCTGGTGATCGAGGTCGGCGGCGGCGTCGGCTACGAGCTGGAGGCGCCGATGAGCACCATCTACGACCTGCCCGAGCTGGGTCGCGAGGTCACGCTGTTCACCCATTACGCGCAGAAGGAGGACAGCGTCTCGCTGTACGGCTTCCTGCGCGAGGGCGAGCGCCGGTTGTTCCGCGACGTGCAGAAGGTCACCGGCATCGGCGCCAAGATCGCCCTGGCCATCCTCTCCGGCGTCAGCGTGGACGAGTTCGCCCGGCTGGTGCAGGCCGGCGACGTCACCGCGCTCACCCGCATCCCCGGCATCGGCAAGAAGACCGCCGAGCGCATGGTGGTGGAACTGCGCGACCGCGCCGCGGCGCTGACCGGCGGCGATGTCATCACGCCGATGAGCGCGCCGGCCGATCCGCAGTCCGAGGCAGTCATCGCCCTGCAGCAGCTCGGCTACAAGCCGGCAGAGGCCCAGCGCATGGCCCGCGACGCGGCCGCCGCCGGCGACGACGCGGCGCAGATCATCCGCAAGGCGCTGCGTTCGGCCCTGCGCTGA
- the ruvB gene encoding Holliday junction branch migration DNA helicase RuvB: protein MTQDRIIAADATREDDALEASIRPKRLADYLGQQPVREQLDIYIQAAKGRGEALDHVLIFGPPGLGKTTLSHVIANELGVSLRTTSGPVIEKAGDLAALLTNLQPHDVLFIDEIHRLSPVVEEVLYPAMEDFQLDIMIGEGPAARSIKIDLPPFTLIGATTRAGLLTAPLRDRFGIVQRLQFYDTAELTRIVRRSAQIMGIPCEPEGAGEIARRSRGTPRIANRLLRRVRDYAQVKAGGQISRETADAAMAMLKVDPEGFDELDRRLLHTIVESFDGGPVGVESLAAALSEERGTLEDVIEPYLIQQGFLVRTARGRMATAKAYSHLGLQPRRDAGLPFPDSEALF from the coding sequence ATGACCCAGGACCGCATCATCGCCGCCGACGCCACCCGCGAGGACGACGCCCTGGAGGCCTCGATCCGGCCCAAGCGCCTGGCCGACTACCTGGGCCAGCAGCCGGTGCGCGAGCAGCTGGACATCTATATCCAGGCCGCCAAGGGGCGCGGCGAGGCGCTGGACCATGTGCTGATCTTCGGGCCGCCGGGCCTGGGCAAGACCACGCTGAGCCACGTCATCGCCAACGAGCTGGGCGTCAGCCTGCGCACGACCTCGGGCCCGGTGATCGAGAAGGCCGGCGACCTGGCCGCGCTGCTGACCAACCTGCAGCCGCACGATGTGCTGTTCATCGACGAGATCCATCGTCTCTCGCCGGTGGTGGAGGAAGTGCTGTATCCGGCGATGGAGGATTTCCAGCTGGACATCATGATCGGCGAGGGCCCGGCCGCGCGTTCGATCAAGATCGACCTGCCGCCGTTCACCCTGATCGGCGCAACCACCCGCGCCGGCCTGCTGACCGCGCCGCTGCGCGACCGCTTCGGCATCGTCCAGCGCCTGCAGTTCTACGACACCGCCGAGCTGACCCGGATCGTGCGCCGCTCGGCGCAGATCATGGGCATTCCCTGCGAGCCCGAGGGCGCGGGCGAGATCGCGCGCCGCTCGCGCGGCACGCCGCGCATCGCCAACCGCCTGCTGCGGCGCGTGCGCGACTACGCCCAGGTCAAGGCTGGCGGCCAGATCAGCCGGGAGACCGCCGACGCGGCCATGGCCATGCTCAAGGTCGATCCGGAAGGCTTCGACGAGCTCGACCGGCGCCTGCTGCACACCATCGTGGAGAGCTTCGACGGCGGCCCGGTCGGCGTCGAGTCGCTGGCCGCGGCCCTGTCCGAGGAGCGCGGCACGCTGGAAGACGTGATCGAGCCCTATCTGATCCAGCAGGGCTTCCTGGTGCGGACCGCGCGCGGGCGCATGGCCACGGCCAAGGCCTATTCGCACCTGGGGCTGCAGCCCAGGCGCGACGCCGGGCTGCCGTTTCCGGACTCCGAGGCCCTGTTCTGA
- the tolA gene encoding cell envelope integrity protein TolA, which produces MHAEATHLDRHDPRDRPGTAVALAVGVHLLLLALIIVSSYFHWNQDQAEAAAGSPAIEASLDLSAADMRAAQQAVRESAKVEPKPTPPTPMPQPVADEDTVPPPQPVPEPKPQDSPVPRQQQAQERVPDPQQVNQEEASRLAIAQEKAEKEQEAKRRQEQIDLTERKKQEEAERLQRLAAQQEEDDRQKKLAAIRAQRAQADKQAQLAEQKLRQLADARARQASQQQATQASSSQAAASNSSPGQNGTDPGLLAKYQAAIQSAVMNQWTRPDSVAVGTRCKVLVTQLPGGEVISAEVQPGCPMDPAGQRSIEAAVLKAQPLPYRGFEPVFNRRLIFNFEAQDR; this is translated from the coding sequence ATGCACGCTGAGGCCACGCATCTGGATCGCCACGACCCGCGCGACCGCCCCGGCACGGCGGTCGCGCTGGCCGTGGGCGTGCACCTGCTGCTGCTGGCGCTGATCATCGTTTCCTCCTATTTCCACTGGAACCAGGACCAGGCCGAGGCCGCCGCCGGCTCGCCCGCGATCGAGGCTTCGCTGGACCTGTCCGCCGCCGACATGCGCGCCGCGCAGCAGGCCGTGCGCGAGTCGGCCAAGGTCGAGCCCAAGCCGACGCCGCCCACGCCCATGCCGCAGCCGGTGGCCGACGAGGACACTGTGCCGCCGCCGCAGCCGGTGCCCGAGCCCAAGCCGCAGGATTCGCCGGTGCCGCGTCAGCAGCAGGCCCAGGAGCGCGTGCCCGACCCGCAGCAGGTCAACCAGGAGGAGGCCAGTCGCCTGGCCATCGCCCAGGAGAAGGCCGAGAAGGAGCAGGAAGCCAAGCGCCGCCAGGAGCAGATCGACCTGACCGAGCGCAAGAAGCAGGAAGAAGCAGAGCGCCTCCAGCGCCTGGCCGCGCAGCAGGAAGAGGACGATCGGCAGAAGAAGCTGGCCGCCATCCGCGCCCAGCGCGCCCAGGCCGACAAGCAGGCCCAGCTGGCCGAGCAGAAGCTGCGCCAGCTGGCCGACGCGCGCGCGCGCCAGGCCTCGCAGCAGCAGGCCACGCAGGCCTCCTCGTCGCAGGCCGCCGCCTCCAACTCCTCGCCGGGCCAGAACGGCACCGATCCGGGCCTGCTGGCCAAGTACCAGGCGGCGATCCAGAGCGCGGTCATGAACCAGTGGACCCGGCCGGACTCGGTCGCGGTGGGCACCCGGTGCAAGGTCCTGGTGACCCAGCTGCCCGGCGGCGAGGTGATCTCAGCGGAGGTGCAGCCGGGTTGCCCGATGGACCCGGCCGGCCAGCGTTCGATCGAGGCGGCCGTGCTCAAGGCCCAGCCGCTGCCGTACCGCGGCTTCGAGCCGGTGTTCAACCGCCGCCTGATCTTCAACTTCGAGGCGCAGGACCGCTGA
- a CDS encoding potassium transporter Kup produces MSSPPATTSTSNAPAHHGHGNQGMPGLVLGAIGVVFGDIGTSPLYTLKEAFSPHFGLVGNHDTILGILSLVFWALVITVTVKYVTIIMRADNDGEGGIMALMTLAQRTLPKGSRSAYVVGILGIFGASLFFGDGVITPAISVLGAVEGLEVAAPALDHWIVPITVVILILVFMAQRFGTEKVGKIFGPITTVWFLSLAAIGIYNIVDAPEVLKAFNPFWAVNFFLTHGWHSVLILGAVVLAVTGGEALYADMGHFGAQPIRYAWYILVLPCLMLNYLGQGALVLQDPAAVNNPFYEAVPDWALYPMIVLATMAAIIASQAVISGAFSVARQAMQLGYIPRMTVKHTSHDTIGQIYVPGVNWMMMLAVLAVVLAFGSSTALATAYGISVSATMMIDTMLLALVARALWPKWRTWVLPLCVVFFIVDVGFVIANGAKFFDGAWFPLALGLVVFTLLRTWRRGRELLGAEIRKDGIALDSFLPGLMLAPPARVPGTAVFLTAQTGMVPHALLHNLKHNKVLHERNVFLTVYTLPLPYAPADKRMKVEEIGDEFYRVIVKFGFMETPDVPLALMRSCDQGGPYFDPMDTTFFASRENIVASAHRGMPVWRDKLFAAMHRNAAPATNFFRIPGNRLVELGAQVEI; encoded by the coding sequence ATGTCCTCGCCCCCCGCCACGACCTCGACCAGCAACGCGCCCGCCCACCACGGCCACGGCAACCAGGGCATGCCCGGCCTGGTGCTGGGCGCCATCGGCGTGGTGTTCGGCGACATCGGCACCAGCCCGCTGTACACGCTCAAGGAAGCCTTCTCGCCGCATTTCGGCCTAGTCGGCAACCACGACACCATCCTAGGGATCCTGTCGCTGGTGTTCTGGGCGCTGGTGATCACCGTGACGGTCAAGTACGTCACCATCATCATGCGCGCCGACAACGACGGCGAGGGCGGGATCATGGCGCTGATGACCCTGGCCCAGCGCACCCTGCCCAAGGGCTCGCGGTCGGCCTACGTGGTCGGCATCCTCGGCATCTTCGGCGCCTCGCTGTTCTTCGGCGACGGCGTGATCACCCCCGCCATCTCGGTGCTGGGCGCGGTCGAGGGCCTGGAGGTGGCGGCGCCGGCGCTGGACCACTGGATCGTGCCGATCACGGTGGTCATCCTGATCCTGGTGTTCATGGCCCAGCGCTTCGGCACCGAGAAGGTCGGCAAGATCTTCGGGCCGATCACCACGGTGTGGTTCCTGTCCCTGGCGGCGATCGGCATCTACAACATCGTCGATGCGCCCGAGGTGCTCAAGGCGTTCAACCCGTTCTGGGCGGTGAACTTCTTCCTGACCCACGGCTGGCACTCGGTGCTGATCCTGGGCGCGGTGGTGCTGGCGGTGACCGGTGGCGAGGCGCTGTACGCGGACATGGGCCACTTCGGCGCCCAGCCGATCCGCTACGCCTGGTACATCCTGGTGCTGCCGTGCCTGATGCTCAACTATTTGGGCCAGGGCGCGCTGGTGCTGCAGGACCCGGCCGCGGTCAACAACCCGTTCTACGAGGCGGTGCCGGACTGGGCGCTGTACCCCATGATCGTGCTGGCCACCATGGCCGCCATCATCGCCTCGCAGGCGGTCATCAGCGGCGCCTTCTCGGTGGCGCGCCAGGCGATGCAGCTGGGCTACATCCCGCGCATGACGGTCAAGCACACCTCGCACGACACCATCGGCCAGATCTACGTGCCGGGCGTGAACTGGATGATGATGCTGGCGGTGCTGGCCGTGGTGCTGGCCTTCGGCAGTTCCACCGCGCTGGCCACCGCCTACGGCATCTCGGTGTCGGCCACGATGATGATCGACACCATGCTGCTGGCGCTGGTGGCGCGCGCGCTGTGGCCGAAGTGGCGCACCTGGGTGCTGCCGCTGTGCGTGGTGTTCTTCATCGTCGATGTCGGCTTCGTCATCGCCAACGGCGCCAAGTTCTTCGACGGCGCGTGGTTCCCGCTGGCGCTGGGCCTGGTGGTGTTCACCCTGCTGCGCACCTGGCGGCGCGGGCGCGAGCTGCTGGGCGCGGAGATCCGCAAGGACGGCATCGCGCTGGACAGCTTCCTGCCCGGGCTGATGCTGGCCCCGCCGGCGCGCGTGCCGGGCACGGCGGTGTTCCTGACCGCCCAGACCGGCATGGTGCCGCACGCGCTGCTGCACAACCTCAAGCACAACAAGGTCCTGCACGAGCGCAACGTCTTCCTGACCGTGTACACCCTGCCGTTGCCTTATGCGCCGGCCGACAAGCGCATGAAGGTCGAGGAGATCGGCGACGAGTTCTACCGCGTCATCGTCAAGTTCGGCTTCATGGAGACCCCGGACGTGCCGCTGGCGCTGATGCGCAGCTGCGACCAGGGCGGGCCGTACTTCGACCCGATGGACACCACCTTCTTCGCCAGCCGCGAGAACATCGTGGCCAGCGCCCACCGCGGCATGCCGGTCTGGCGCGACAAGCTGTTCGCCGCTATGCACCGCAACGCCGCCCCGGCCACCAACTTCTTCCGCATCCCCGGCAACCGGCTGGTGGAGCTGGGGGCGCAGGTGGAGATCTGA